From a single Miscanthus floridulus cultivar M001 chromosome 8, ASM1932011v1, whole genome shotgun sequence genomic region:
- the LOC136471955 gene encoding equilibrative nucleotide transporter 1-like, protein MAGGDVETAAAPLLPPPASSLADDPSSAGPAPDDRLGFAYLIFFTLGAGFLLPWNAFITAVDYFAFLYPGAPVDRVFSISYMVSAFLPLLVIVLFFPKSSAPIRINTGLTLFTLALLLVPAMDAVYVKGTPGLYGAFDVTVAATALCGVADALVQGGVIGFAGELPERYMQAVVAGTAASGVLVSAMRVFTKALYPQDAHGLRQSAIIYFIVGIVLMIICIVCYNVADRLAVVVYYKNIKKRAQKAEVGGGMTGPAWRSTLWSIVGTVKWYGIGVALIYAVTLSIFPGYITEDVHSEALKDWYPILLISAYNVFDLVGKALPAVYLLQNGNVAVAGSFARLLFYPLFYGCLHGPSFFRTEIPVTVLTCLLGLTNGYLTSILMILAPKTVPIHHSETAGIVIVLFLVVGLVIGSFVAWFWVI, encoded by the exons atggccggcggcgacgtggagacggcggcggcgccgctgcTGCCCCCGCCGGCGTCGTCCCTGGCAGACGATCCCTCCTCCGCGGGCCCGGCCCCGGACGACCGGCTCGGCTTCGCTTACCTCATCTTCTTCACCCTGGGCGCCGGCTTCCTGCTCCCCTGGAACGCCTTCATCACCGCCGTCGACTACTTCGCCTTCCTCTACCCGGGCGCCCCCGTCGACCGCGTCTTCTCCATATCCTACATGGTCTCCGCCTTCCTTCCCTTGCTCGTCATCGTGCTCTTCTTCCCCAAGTCCAGCGCCCCCATCCGCATCAACACGGGGCTCACGCTCTTCACGCTCGCGCTCCTCCTCGTCCCCGCCATGGACGCCGTCTACGTCAAGGGCACGCCCGGGCTGTACGGCGCGTTTGATGTCACTGTCGCCGCCACGGCCCTGTGCGGCGTCGCGGACGCGCTCGTCCAGGGAGGCGTCATCGGCTTCGCGGGGGAGCTGCCCGAGCGCTACATGCAGGCCGTCGTCGCCGGAACCGCCGCCTCAG GAGTACTTGTCTCGGCAATGAGAGTCTTTACCAAGGCGCTCTACCCGCAAGATGCCCATGGGCTAAGGCAAAGCGCGATCATCTACTTCATTGTCGGCATTGTGCTCATGATCATCTGCATTGTGTGCTACAATGTGGCTGACAGGCTTGCGGTCGTCGTGTACTACAAGAACATCAAGAAGAGGGCTCAGAAAGCAGAGGTTGGCGGTGGCATGACCGGTCCTGCCTGGAGATCGACTCTGTGGAGCATTGTCGGGACGGTGAAATGGTATGGAATAGGAGTGGCCCTCATCTACGCCGTCACACTCTCCATTTTCCCAGGGTACATCACAGAGGACGTGCACTCCGAGGCGCTCAAGGACTGGTACCCCATCCTCCTCATCAGCGCCTACAATGTGTTTGATCTCGTTGGCAAGGCCCTGCCCGCCGTCTACCTCCTCCAGAATGGCAATGTTGCAGTCGCAGGATCCTTTGCGCGGCTCCTGTTCTACCCACTCTTCTACGGCTGCCTGCACGGACCGAGTTTTTTCCGCACGGAGATCCCAGTCACCGTGCTGACATGCCTCCTGGGGCTTACCAACGGGTACTTGACCTCCATCCTCATGATCCTCGCGCCCAAGACCGTGCCCATCCACCACTCGGAGACTGCTGGGATTGTCATAGTGTTGTTCCTCGTAGTTGGTCTTGTCATTGGTTCGTTTGTGGCTTGGTTCTGGGTCATCTGA